AAAAATAAAAATTTACAAAATTCCTTGCAAAAAACTTCCTCTTTGTGTTACAATACCAAAAGCGTAGGTTTTTAAACTCATCCCGTGAGGTGAGAAAGACAACAGGATAATTCATTAAGGGCCTATGACTATGTATATTTAGAAAGTCTGGGTCTTTTTGTGTACCCAGAATGGGAGATTTATGAGTACAAAAGCCGATCTTTTGTTTGATGTCCATGAGAAACCAGCCCCGCTTCAAGGGATTTTGTTGAGTTTCCAGCACGTGTTCGCTATGTTTGGTGCGACGATTTTGGTGCCCTTGATTCTCGGTATGCCAGTTTCGGTTGCCCTCTTCGCCTCAGGTATTGGAACCTTGATTTACCAAGTAGCGACGCAGTTCAAGGTTCCGGTTTACTTGGGTTCATCCTTTGCCTACATTTCGGCTATGGCGCTTGCTATCAAGGAAATGGGTGGCGATGTGTCAGCAGCGCAGACAGGTATTCTCTTCGTCGGCTTGATTTATGTGTTGATCGCAGCACTTGTCAAAGTTATCGGTACTAAGTGGATTGACAGCCTCTTGCCTCCGATTGTCATCGGTCCTATGATTATCGTGATTGGACTTGGTCTTGCCAACTCTGCTGTGACTTCGGCAGGCTTTGTCGCAGACGGTGACTGGAGAAATGTCGTAGCGGCTATTGCTACCTTCTTGATTGTGGCTTTTGTCAATACCAAAGGGAAAGGTTTCGCCAAGATTGTTCCTTTCTTGATTGCCATCGTCGGTGGTTATGTGATTGCCATCTTCCTTGGACTAGTTGATTTCACACCTGTGATGGAAGCAGCTTGGTTTGAACTGCCAGGTTTCTACCTACCATTTGAAACTGGTGCCTTCAAGGCCTACAATTTCTACTTTGGTCCAGAAATGATTGCCATCTTGCCAATCGCGGTGGTGACCATCGCGGAGCATATCGGAGACCACACGGTTCTCAGCCAAATCTGTGGTCGCCAGTTCTTGAAGGAGCCAGGCCTCAGCCGTACCTTGATTGGTGACGGTGTGGCGACTGCTGTATCAGCCTTTATCGGTGGACCTGCTAACACGACTTATGGTGAAAATACAGGGGTTATCGGTATGACCCGTATCGCATCAGTATCCGTTATCCGTAACGCAGCCTTGATTGCCATTGCCTTCTCATTCTTGGGTAAATTTACAGCCCTTATCTCTACTATTCCAAGTGCTGTTCTTGGTGGTATGTCTATCTTGCTCTACGGTGTTATCGCCTCAAACGGTTTGAAAGTTTTGATTGAAAGCCGTGTTGACTTCGGTCAAGTCCGCAACCTGATTATCGCAAGTTCTATGCTGGTCTTAGGCCTTGGTGGTGCAGTACTCAACATCGGTGCCATTACCCTGTCAGGAACAGCCCTCTCAGCCATTGTCGGCATCGTCCTCAATCTTATCTTGCCAAAAGCAGAATAAGTTAAAGTAACAGTCAGCAAAAGCTGGCTTTTTTTGAAAATAGCAGAGCTGCTCAGCTAGTTTTCAAATCAGTTGACAAAAAAGACAATCCTTGATAGAATAAATGAGGTCCAAAAGGACAAATCTAGCTTTTTCTTGGTTACAGGTCGCCAACCTGTCACTCGGATTAGGCTCAAAAACAAAGGAGAACATATCATGGCAATCTCAAAAGAGAAAAAAAATGAAATCATGGCACAATATGCTCGTCATGAAGGCGACACAGGTTCAGTTGAAGTACAAGTAGCAGTACTTACTTGGGAAATCAACCACCTTAACGACCACATCAAACAACACAAAAAAGACCACGCAACTTACCGTGGTTTGATGAAAAAAATCGGTCGCCGTCGTAACTTGTTGGCATACCTACGCCGCACAGACGTTAACCGTTACCGTGAATTGATTCACTCACTCGGACTCCGTCGTTAAGAAAAAGCCCGCAAGGGCTTTTTGTGTGCCGTAAAAAGGAGATAATGCCATCTTCTCGGTCATTTCCATACTGATTTTGTTGCCTTTCTTCCCCTATATATGGGTCCGGTAGAGGTAGTATTCTTTTAACAGCGATTTATTTCGCTGTTTTTAGTTGTTTTGAAGCAAAAATTTCCTTAATGATTAAGGTAAAAGTCGCTATTGAAGAAAAAAATAAAAGCGGTTACAATAAAGATAAGGAGGTCGATATGTATCAAAGAGAATGGCTTATCCTTAAGGAATTAGAAAAAGGAGGCTATGTAACCTCTGCTCAACTGGCTCAAAAGATTGGCGTGAGTGTCAAGACGGTTCAAAAATCCATTGCCCATCTTAACGAGAGCATGGCCAAACAGATGATTGGTTCCATTGTTTCCAAAACAGGACAGGGCTATCGTTTGCAGATTCGTCAGCAAGACCATTACCAAAAATTAGTGGCTGAATTAGACGGTAGGCAGGGCATATCTGGTGCTGAGCAACGTCAAATTTACTTGCTTAATGAGTTATTGAAACAGCCCTATGTCAAGTCAGAACAAGTGGAAGTAGCCCTTTATATTTCTAAAAAAACCTTGTCCAATACTGTTCGTGCTCTGCGAGAATTATTGGAGCGGTATCAGATTGATATTAAAACACGTCCCCACTATGGGATGTATCTGGATGGCCAGGAGAAAGATATCCGCTTGATGATGGTCTTGGTGGAAGGGGTAGAGCTATACGATTTATCCAAAGAGGAGAAAATAGCAATTGAGCAACTCTTACTCATCCAAGGTGTACAGACGGATTTTTACCGTGCCAATGTCTTGTCTATTTTACGAGCGACCTTGACAAGGGTTCAGCGAGGGTATGGCTTACCAGAGGTGGCTGTTTCAAGTAAGACAGGTTTGGCTGATTTATCTGAGAAATACGGATGGGGCTTGCAGACAGCAGATATTGTCAGCATAGAAGAAACGATCAACTCTTTTCGGGTCAAGGTATCTTCTTTAGCGAGTAATCGGCAGCTCAATCTTTGTTTGTCTATGGTAGAAGAAGCCTTTGGTTTGGATTTTAGTAGGGATAAGGATTTTATCAATAGCCTCTGGTCTCATGTGCAAAAGCTTCATGAACGAGTGAAAAATCGAGTGATTCTAAAAAATCCGCTATTAGCTGAAATCAAACAGAACCTTAAAAATGAGTTTGTCATGGCCAGTCTACTGTCAGGGGCTTTAGCTAGAGAATGGAGTGCACCTATTTTAGAAGATGAGATTGGTTTTTTATCCCTCATCTTTGCGACCTGTACTTCACAGATTAAGGACTTGAAAAAGCATATGTTGGTGGTGTGTTTTGATAGTGAGAGCGGAAAGGATTTCCTCCAATCCACTTATCAGCGTCTTTTTGGCCGCTACATT
The nucleotide sequence above comes from Streptococcus sp. 29887. Encoded proteins:
- a CDS encoding uracil-xanthine permease family protein, which gives rise to MSTKADLLFDVHEKPAPLQGILLSFQHVFAMFGATILVPLILGMPVSVALFASGIGTLIYQVATQFKVPVYLGSSFAYISAMALAIKEMGGDVSAAQTGILFVGLIYVLIAALVKVIGTKWIDSLLPPIVIGPMIIVIGLGLANSAVTSAGFVADGDWRNVVAAIATFLIVAFVNTKGKGFAKIVPFLIAIVGGYVIAIFLGLVDFTPVMEAAWFELPGFYLPFETGAFKAYNFYFGPEMIAILPIAVVTIAEHIGDHTVLSQICGRQFLKEPGLSRTLIGDGVATAVSAFIGGPANTTYGENTGVIGMTRIASVSVIRNAALIAIAFSFLGKFTALISTIPSAVLGGMSILLYGVIASNGLKVLIESRVDFGQVRNLIIASSMLVLGLGGAVLNIGAITLSGTALSAIVGIVLNLILPKAE
- the rpsO gene encoding 30S ribosomal protein S15, whose protein sequence is MAISKEKKNEIMAQYARHEGDTGSVEVQVAVLTWEINHLNDHIKQHKKDHATYRGLMKKIGRRRNLLAYLRRTDVNRYRELIHSLGLRR
- a CDS encoding BglG family transcription antiterminator: MYQREWLILKELEKGGYVTSAQLAQKIGVSVKTVQKSIAHLNESMAKQMIGSIVSKTGQGYRLQIRQQDHYQKLVAELDGRQGISGAEQRQIYLLNELLKQPYVKSEQVEVALYISKKTLSNTVRALRELLERYQIDIKTRPHYGMYLDGQEKDIRLMMVLVEGVELYDLSKEEKIAIEQLLLIQGVQTDFYRANVLSILRATLTRVQRGYGLPEVAVSSKTGLADLSEKYGWGLQTADIVSIEETINSFRVKVSSLASNRQLNLCLSMVEEAFGLDFSRDKDFINSLWSHVQKLHERVKNRVILKNPLLAEIKQNLKNEFVMASLLSGALAREWSAPILEDEIGFLSLIFATCTSQIKDLKKHMLVVCFDSESGKDFLQSTYQRLFGRYIHQVTVCNPEEIAQQDLSAYDCIVSTVELPVLTPYNPHYVSYFLEERDKEAIKQQLTTTENFFVNQLLEEVIFLDQLPFESKEQLVEDICRHIEQVRGIDVTEKVLKRLSMGVTQLGHKMVLLHPQGKVDEHFVSVTVLDRPVYWESSEVRVVVLASLPTIDPVSRLIYQILSTFMIEDIYVDGLLQAPTADNLQVILQKIKEKELKGYVY